Below is a genomic region from Henckelia pumila isolate YLH828 chromosome 3, ASM3356847v2, whole genome shotgun sequence.
AATGGTAATCGGGACTGtcgaccccgtgaccgtcgttAGCAAACTGCGCAAGAAGAATTGGCCGGCTGACATAATCTCGGTTGGTCCAGCGAAAGAACCGGAAAAAAAGCCAGAGGAGCCAAAGAAAGAAGAAGCTAAGAAAGAGGAGACAAAGGAAGAGGCCGCGAAGAAGGACGAGGCCAAGAAAGAGGATCCCAAGGATGAAGCAAAGAAAGACGAGCCCAAGAAGGAGGGCGAAAAGAAGGCTGAACCCGCCGAACCGGTCCTCGGCACGATATTGCCGTATAGACCCTATTACCCCCCGATGAACACATACTACTATATGCAGCAGCATCGCAGTATGGAAGAGAATCCAAATGCTTGCATTATCTCGTAAGCGATCTTGCTTTTTGTATCGGGTTGATGCAACTACATGAGCTCATCAACttagtaatttaaatttcatcCACTGCATGTACTAATTAGAATTTGACTTTGgagtgtgtatatatattataaatttttattaaatttttctttGCTCGTCATTCTTGGTTTTCAGTATCGTTTTCTTATGCTTCGCTGGAAAGTCGATGTTGGCGCAATTCTTGTTTTCTTTCTTGATGGAGACAAATATTAATTAGGTGGTTTCTAATTGTTGCGCTATGAATACTTGTTATTATTGGCATTTTGCAAATGGAAGGAATACTTTCCATTTGTTTCCTTACGTGGACATATAATTTATTACGAATTAAAACAAAGAATATGTTTTTCTTGTGGGTGACTTATAATTGAGTCTCGAGTTTGAGATTTTATAATATACATTTTATGTGTACACTACTGATACAAGTGGGGATTTTCGCGTAATAAACACTTGAATAGATTTGAATTGCCTCCCCTATGTCCTTTTCATGAAACATGGCCCTCTTGCAAATTGACGTTACACGAAGGGTAACGTACAATTACAAAATGGTCGGTCTTGTAGGTCATACCCAAGATAAAAAGAAACTTGGTCGAGGTCCCCAAAAGATTTAAGGTTAAAAATGTTTTATtagttatttatatattttatttttgttcgcATTTTGTGAAAGATAATGACCTAAGATTCTCTtgcaatatttattaatataattgaaggAGACAAGGCCGTCTAAATTTCAGAGTGACACATCATATCGAGTCAGTGACAAGATAGACCACCAATCTGTGAAGTCAATAGAAATAGTAAAAATATTACACACTAAAATTGTgtactaattaattaatatagagTTGTGATATTATGTCTAATTATTACAGACACTTAAATGAACAACAATTTACGTAATATATTGTACATGTAGACGTGGTATTTTGTATATTTAATCAGTAATTAGCAAGTCAATTgatgtttatttatatatttatgataATTATCTATGATATCAAAACTCTCTTTTTTACATATGTTAGTTGCGAATCAaatgacttttttttttattaattgtgTTAAAAATAAGAAAGTGATCTGTCACGTTTTCTTATTTTTGGATGAATTATCGCCCATTTGGCATGCGGCATGTAGTACTTTATGCAATTCATTAGCCTTTTCaaataattcattatttttcTAAGTTTTGGTGTGTTCTTCCATCGCCCACTAAATTTAGTCAATGCCTAAATAATTAAGAACTTTCCCTTTTTATGGCCAACCACACAAGAAATTAGCACCCTTTATTACTTTTGGTTATTCAAAAAGGAGaccttttaattttttaaatcactgattatttatttatttagtcatatATATTGTAAATCAACACAAAGCAATCTGCCTTTCATTGACGTACCATTTTAATCTTTTGATACG
It encodes:
- the LOC140891896 gene encoding heavy metal-associated isoprenylated plant protein 39-like yields the protein MKKFVLRLDLADLDDKRRALKTVSTLAGIDEISIDIKGKKLMVIGTVDPVTVVSKLRKKNWPADIISVGPAKEPEKKPEEPKKEEAKKEETKEEAAKKDEAKKEDPKDEAKKDEPKKEGEKKAEPAEPVLGTILPYRPYYPPMNTYYYMQQHRSMEENPNACIIS